The proteins below come from a single Streptomyces sp. SCSIO 75703 genomic window:
- a CDS encoding Scr1 family TA system antitoxin-like transcriptional regulator — MAHPSLRGGPSAGGRCPRRPRDVRGPRGRQAGPPYGGPPRPAFSEEELERRVEARLARQSILDRDRMTPAFGFVHDEATLRRRIGGGMVSRRQLERLLEVGQWRNVAVQVLPLGCEDNGGLDGPQWATFVSYAAGH; from the coding sequence TTGGCGCACCCGTCACTCCGCGGCGGTCCCTCAGCCGGCGGCCGGTGTCCGCGACGCCCCCGGGACGTCCGAGGCCCCCGGGGGCGGCAGGCAGGGCCGCCGTACGGTGGGCCTCCCCGTCCGGCATTCTCCGAGGAGGAGCTGGAGAGGCGCGTCGAGGCTCGCCTGGCACGTCAGTCGATCCTCGACCGCGACCGGATGACACCCGCCTTCGGTTTCGTCCACGACGAGGCGACGCTGCGGCGGCGCATCGGGGGCGGGATGGTGTCGCGCAGACAGCTCGAACGGCTCCTGGAGGTCGGGCAGTGGCGCAACGTGGCCGTCCAGGTGCTTCCCCTCGGGTGCGAGGACAACGGCGGGCTGGACGGTCCCCAGTGGGCCACCTTCGTGTCCTACGCCGCCGGACACTGA
- a CDS encoding 8-oxoguanine deaminase encodes MAPSAAERTVIENGAVATVDADDTEYASGHVVVAGNRIESVGPGPAPADLENVVERIDATGHLVTPGLVNTHHHFYQWLTRGLATDHHLFDWLVALYPTWARIDEPMVHAAAQGSLAMMARGGVTTAMDHHYVFPRGAGDLSGALVRAARETGVRFTLARGSMDLGASDGGLPPDFAVESLDGALAATEDTVRAHHDPSPDAMVQVAVAPCSPFSVSTDLLRHSAELARRLGVRLHTHGSETVEEDAFCRERFGMGPTDYLASTGWLGEDVWMAHCVHMSDADIAAFARTGTGVAHCPSSNARLAAGIARVPDLLAAGVPVGLGVDGTASNESGELHTELRNALLINRLGAHREGALTARRALRLGTHGGARVLGRAADTGSLEPGKLADLVVWRMDTLAHASIADPVAALVLGAAAPVTASFVDGRRIVADGRLLTVDEDAVARTTRDQARRLARVAAGD; translated from the coding sequence ATGGCCCCATCGGCAGCCGAGCGCACCGTCATCGAGAACGGCGCCGTCGCGACCGTCGACGCGGACGACACCGAGTACGCCTCGGGCCACGTCGTCGTCGCGGGCAACAGGATCGAGTCCGTCGGACCCGGACCGGCCCCCGCGGACCTGGAGAACGTGGTGGAGCGGATCGACGCCACCGGTCACCTGGTCACCCCGGGCCTCGTCAACACCCACCACCACTTCTACCAGTGGCTCACCCGCGGCCTCGCCACCGACCACCACCTCTTCGACTGGCTGGTCGCGCTCTACCCCACCTGGGCGCGGATCGACGAGCCCATGGTCCATGCCGCCGCCCAGGGCTCCCTGGCCATGATGGCCCGCGGCGGCGTCACCACCGCCATGGACCACCACTACGTCTTCCCGCGCGGCGCCGGCGACCTGTCCGGCGCCCTGGTCCGCGCCGCCCGCGAGACCGGCGTCCGCTTCACCCTCGCCCGCGGCTCCATGGACCTCGGCGCCTCCGACGGCGGGCTGCCGCCGGACTTCGCCGTGGAGAGCCTGGACGGCGCGCTCGCCGCCACCGAGGACACCGTCCGCGCCCACCACGACCCGTCCCCGGACGCCATGGTCCAGGTCGCCGTCGCCCCCTGCTCGCCCTTCTCCGTCTCCACCGACCTGCTGCGCCACTCCGCCGAACTGGCCCGCCGGCTCGGCGTCCGCCTGCACACCCACGGCTCGGAGACCGTCGAGGAGGACGCCTTCTGCCGGGAGCGGTTCGGCATGGGGCCCACCGACTACCTCGCCTCCACCGGCTGGCTCGGGGAGGACGTGTGGATGGCCCACTGCGTCCACATGAGCGACGCCGACATCGCCGCCTTCGCCCGCACCGGCACCGGCGTCGCCCACTGCCCCTCCTCCAACGCCCGCCTCGCCGCCGGCATCGCCCGCGTCCCCGACCTCCTCGCGGCCGGCGTCCCGGTCGGCCTCGGCGTCGACGGCACCGCCTCCAACGAGTCCGGCGAACTCCACACCGAACTGCGCAACGCCCTGCTCATCAACCGGCTCGGCGCCCACCGCGAGGGCGCTCTCACCGCCCGCCGCGCCCTGCGCCTCGGCACCCACGGCGGGGCACGGGTCCTCGGCCGGGCCGCCGACACCGGCTCCCTCGAACCCGGCAAGCTGGCCGACCTCGTGGTGTGGCGGATGGACACCCTCGCCCACGCCTCGATCGCCGACCCGGTGGCCGCGCTCGTCCTCGGCGCCGCCGCGCCGGTCACCGCCTCCTTCGTCGACGGACGGCGCATCGTGGCCGACGGACGCCTCCTGACCGTGGACGAGGACGCCGTCGCCCGTACCACCCGCGACCAGGCGCGGCGCCTGGCACGCGTCGCGGCGGGGGACTGA
- a CDS encoding histidine phosphatase family protein, translated as MGDLFLVRHGETAWSRGGRHTGLSDVPLTGHGRDQARSLMPLIRSHRIGAAFVSPFQRTRETAELIGLDEAEVDADLHEWDYGGYEGVTTVEIHRSRPDWFLFTDGVVPGPPGHPGESPEQVGERADRVLARVEAPFADTEGCVVLVSHGHFLRVLTARHLGLGPSAGAMFQLATGTLCRLGTEHGRPVIAAWNVRPPS; from the coding sequence ATGGGTGATCTCTTCCTCGTCCGGCACGGCGAGACCGCCTGGTCACGCGGCGGACGGCACACCGGACTCAGCGACGTCCCCCTCACGGGACACGGCCGGGACCAGGCCCGCTCCCTCATGCCCCTCATCCGCTCGCACCGTATCGGCGCCGCGTTCGTCAGTCCGTTCCAGCGCACCCGGGAGACCGCCGAGCTGATCGGTCTGGACGAGGCGGAGGTCGACGCGGACCTGCACGAGTGGGACTACGGCGGCTACGAGGGCGTCACCACCGTCGAGATCCACCGGAGCCGGCCGGACTGGTTCCTGTTCACCGACGGGGTCGTGCCGGGCCCGCCGGGGCACCCCGGGGAGAGCCCGGAGCAGGTCGGCGAGCGGGCGGACCGGGTGCTGGCCCGGGTGGAGGCCCCGTTCGCCGACACCGAGGGCTGTGTCGTCCTCGTCTCGCACGGGCACTTCCTGCGCGTGCTGACCGCGCGTCACCTGGGGCTCGGCCCGTCGGCCGGGGCCATGTTCCAGCTCGCCACGGGGACCCTGTGCCGGCTGGGCACGGAGCACGGGCGGCCCGTGATCGCCGCCTGGAACGTCCGACCCCCGTCGTAG
- the pucL gene encoding factor-independent urate hydroxylase — MTVQSRSSSPVVLGQNQYGKAENRVVRITRNGATHHIRDLNVSIALSGDMEDVHRSGSNAHVLPTDTTKNTVFAFAKEHGVASPEQFAIHLARHFVTWQDAIHRARVRVEEYAWERIGAGGDEAGGHSFARRGQEVRLAQVTYDGDRWEVVSGLKDLTVMNSTDSEFWGYVKDDYTTLKEAYDRILATSVHGRWRFNWTGDDQEAPDWDASYAAARTHLLQAFAETYSLSLQQTLFQMGTRIIDHRAEIDEVRFSLPNSHHFLVDLEPFGLKNDNEVYFAADRPYGLIEGTVLREGCEARIPSDLTNL; from the coding sequence ATGACCGTCCAGTCCCGCTCGTCCAGCCCTGTCGTCCTGGGCCAGAACCAGTACGGCAAGGCCGAGAACCGAGTCGTCAGGATCACGCGGAACGGCGCCACCCACCACATCCGGGACCTCAACGTCTCCATCGCCCTCTCCGGGGACATGGAGGACGTCCACCGCTCCGGCTCCAACGCCCACGTCCTGCCGACCGACACCACCAAGAACACGGTGTTCGCCTTCGCCAAGGAACACGGCGTCGCCTCTCCCGAGCAGTTCGCCATCCACCTCGCCCGGCACTTCGTCACCTGGCAGGACGCCATCCACCGGGCCCGCGTCCGCGTCGAGGAGTACGCCTGGGAGCGCATCGGCGCCGGCGGCGACGAGGCCGGCGGCCACTCCTTCGCCCGCCGCGGCCAGGAGGTCCGCCTCGCCCAGGTCACCTACGACGGCGACCGCTGGGAAGTCGTCTCCGGCCTCAAGGACCTCACGGTGATGAACTCCACCGACTCCGAGTTCTGGGGGTACGTCAAGGACGACTACACCACCCTCAAGGAGGCGTACGACCGCATCCTCGCCACCTCCGTGCACGGCCGCTGGCGGTTCAACTGGACCGGCGACGACCAGGAGGCGCCCGACTGGGACGCGTCCTACGCCGCGGCCCGCACCCACCTGCTCCAGGCGTTCGCGGAGACCTACTCGCTCTCCCTGCAGCAGACGCTGTTCCAGATGGGCACCCGGATCATCGACCACCGCGCGGAGATCGACGAGGTCCGCTTCTCCCTCCCCAACAGCCACCACTTCCTGGTGGACCTGGAGCCCTTCGGCCTCAAGAACGACAACGAGGTCTACTTCGCCGCCGACCGGCCCTACGGCCTGATCGAGGGCACCGTGCTCCGTGAGGGCTGCGAGGCCCGCATCCCGTCCGACCTCACCAACCTCTGA
- a CDS encoding thiamine-binding protein: protein MRLRVEFTTEPFDLDEAPAHAVVAREVVETAGLDAVDVGPFGNTAEGEADAVLTAVDAMLRRSLGAGATRISLQVNVAEEDGR from the coding sequence GTGCGTTTGAGAGTGGAGTTCACGACCGAACCCTTCGACCTCGACGAGGCGCCCGCGCACGCGGTGGTCGCCCGCGAGGTCGTGGAGACCGCCGGACTGGACGCCGTCGACGTCGGCCCCTTCGGCAACACCGCCGAGGGCGAGGCCGACGCGGTCCTCACCGCCGTGGACGCGATGCTCCGCCGCTCCCTGGGGGCCGGCGCCACCCGCATCTCGCTCCAGGTCAACGTGGCCGAGGAGGACGGACGGTGA
- a CDS encoding nucleobase:cation symporter-2 family protein produces MADHPVDEKLPALKMATTGLQHVAAMYAGVVAPPLIVGAAIGLSAGELTFLTGACLFTAGLATFLQTLGIWKIGARLPFVNGVTFAGVAPMTAIVAATDDPSDALPVIFGAVIVAGLLGFLAAPVFCKAIRFFPPVVTGTVITLIGISLLPVAFGWAQGASATAADYGSATNLGLAGITLLIVLLLRRFTRGFVKQIAVLLGLVAGTVIAIPFGATDFAPVADAALVGFPTPFHFGAPQFQIAAVVSMCVVMIVSMTESTADMLALGEIVDRPADEKTIAAGLRADTLGSALSPVFNGFMCSAFAQNIGLVAMTRIRSRFVVAAGGGFLVLMGLCPVAASLIAVVPRPVLGGAGVVLFGSVAASGIQTLVRAGLDKDNNVLVVAVSLAVGIVPIAAPEFYHAFPENAKIILDSGISTGCLAAVLLNLVFNHIGRGREAQDVTHPMEAAEDIAGPGRAAATR; encoded by the coding sequence GTGGCCGACCACCCTGTTGACGAAAAACTCCCCGCCCTGAAAATGGCGACGACCGGCCTCCAGCACGTGGCCGCCATGTACGCCGGAGTCGTCGCACCGCCCCTCATCGTGGGCGCCGCGATCGGACTGTCCGCCGGCGAACTGACCTTCCTCACCGGCGCCTGCCTGTTCACCGCGGGCCTCGCCACCTTCCTGCAGACCCTCGGCATCTGGAAGATCGGTGCCCGCCTGCCCTTCGTCAACGGCGTCACCTTCGCCGGGGTCGCCCCCATGACGGCGATCGTCGCCGCCACCGACGACCCGTCCGACGCGCTGCCGGTCATCTTCGGCGCGGTCATCGTGGCCGGGCTCCTCGGCTTCCTCGCCGCGCCGGTCTTCTGCAAGGCGATCCGCTTCTTCCCGCCCGTCGTCACCGGCACGGTGATCACCCTCATCGGGATATCCCTCCTGCCCGTCGCCTTCGGCTGGGCCCAGGGGGCCAGCGCCACCGCCGCCGACTACGGCTCGGCCACCAACCTCGGCCTCGCCGGGATCACCCTGCTCATCGTCCTGCTGCTGCGCCGCTTCACCCGCGGCTTCGTCAAGCAGATCGCCGTGCTGCTCGGCCTGGTCGCGGGCACGGTGATCGCCATCCCGTTCGGCGCGACCGACTTCGCCCCGGTCGCCGACGCCGCCCTCGTCGGCTTCCCGACGCCGTTCCACTTCGGCGCCCCGCAGTTCCAGATCGCCGCCGTCGTCTCGATGTGCGTGGTGATGATCGTCTCGATGACCGAGTCCACCGCCGACATGCTGGCGCTGGGCGAGATCGTCGACCGGCCGGCCGACGAGAAGACCATCGCCGCCGGGCTGCGCGCCGACACCCTCGGGTCCGCGCTCAGCCCCGTCTTCAACGGCTTCATGTGCAGCGCCTTCGCCCAGAACATCGGCCTGGTCGCCATGACCCGCATCCGCAGCCGCTTCGTGGTCGCGGCGGGCGGCGGCTTCCTGGTGCTGATGGGCCTGTGTCCCGTCGCGGCCTCGCTCATCGCCGTCGTCCCGCGCCCGGTGCTGGGCGGCGCCGGGGTCGTCCTCTTCGGCTCCGTGGCGGCCAGCGGCATCCAGACCCTGGTCCGGGCCGGCCTGGACAAGGACAACAACGTCCTGGTCGTGGCGGTCTCCCTCGCGGTGGGCATCGTGCCCATCGCGGCGCCGGAGTTCTACCACGCGTTCCCGGAGAACGCGAAGATCATCCTGGATTCGGGCATCTCGACCGGGTGCCTGGCCGCCGTCCTGCTCAACCTGGTCTTCAACCACATCGGCCGGGGCCGGGAGGCGCAGGACGTGACCCATCCGATGGAGGCGGCGGAGGACATCGCCGGACCGGGACGGGCCGCCGCGACCCGGTAG
- a CDS encoding helix-turn-helix domain-containing protein: MSPRRRYDQYCSAARALDAVGDRWTLLIVRELLAGPRRYTDLHADLPGVSTDVLASRLKDMEREGLATRRRLAPPAAATVYELTGRGRALLPVLDALGAWGADELGERRPTDAVRAHWFALPLLRALRVAGADRGLVEVRLAEGDFHLYADAVEGPLYGDGPAPGEPGARLVLDAGVCAEVCRGELSLREAVRAGRAGLSGEGPAAKALREG; this comes from the coding sequence ATGTCACCTCGCCGACGCTACGACCAGTACTGTTCCGCCGCCCGCGCGCTCGACGCCGTCGGCGACCGCTGGACCCTGCTGATCGTCCGGGAACTGCTCGCCGGACCGCGGCGCTACACCGACCTGCACGCCGACCTGCCGGGCGTCAGTACGGACGTCCTCGCCTCCCGCCTCAAGGACATGGAGCGCGAGGGCCTGGCGACCCGCCGCCGGCTCGCCCCGCCCGCCGCGGCCACCGTCTACGAACTCACCGGACGCGGCCGGGCCCTGCTGCCCGTGCTGGACGCGCTGGGCGCCTGGGGCGCGGACGAACTGGGGGAGCGGCGGCCCACCGACGCGGTGCGCGCCCACTGGTTCGCGCTGCCCCTGCTGCGCGCCCTCAGGGTGGCCGGAGCCGACCGGGGCCTCGTCGAAGTCCGGCTGGCGGAGGGCGACTTCCACCTGTACGCCGATGCCGTGGAGGGCCCGCTGTACGGGGACGGGCCGGCCCCCGGGGAGCCCGGCGCGCGGCTGGTGCTGGACGCCGGGGTGTGCGCGGAGGTCTGCCGAGGGGAACTGTCCCTGCGCGAGGCCGTGCGCGCGGGGCGGGCCGGGCTCAGCGGGGAGGGACCGGCGGCGAAGGCGCTGCGCGAGGGGTGA
- a CDS encoding helix-turn-helix domain-containing protein, which produces MTGPGEESFIAAVKPLVDAMGGEMLPPDEAGRDDVVLSWQGADVVAVRLPQLADSLDHILAAMERRKGRPLAELDRKAKQEVVRSLEARGAFSVRHGVETVASALGVSRFTVYNYLNREKGN; this is translated from the coding sequence GTGACCGGCCCCGGGGAGGAGTCCTTCATCGCCGCCGTGAAGCCCCTGGTGGACGCGATGGGCGGCGAGATGCTCCCGCCGGACGAGGCCGGCCGCGACGACGTCGTGCTCTCCTGGCAGGGCGCCGACGTCGTCGCCGTGCGGCTGCCGCAACTCGCCGACTCCCTGGACCACATCCTGGCCGCGATGGAGCGCCGCAAGGGCAGACCCCTCGCCGAACTGGACCGCAAGGCCAAACAGGAGGTCGTACGGAGCCTGGAGGCGCGCGGCGCCTTCTCGGTGCGGCACGGCGTCGAGACCGTCGCGAGCGCCCTCGGCGTCAGCCGCTTCACCGTCTACAACTACCTCAACCGCGAAAAGGGCAACTGA
- the uraD gene encoding 2-oxo-4-hydroxy-4-carboxy-5-ureidoimidazoline decarboxylase has protein sequence MTSFSLPPGLARFNALDESAAEAELREACACTAWVRRLLDARPCTTPEDLYTASDAATADLTRDDLAEAMAAHPPIGRPAPGDPVSAREQSGMTGASAALKAEMLELNLAYQEKFGHVFLICATGRTGEQMRDAARERIGNTPDRERDVVRAELGRINRVRLARLLGTA, from the coding sequence GTGACGTCCTTTTCCCTGCCACCGGGCCTGGCCCGGTTCAACGCCCTCGACGAGTCCGCGGCGGAAGCCGAACTCCGCGAGGCATGCGCCTGCACCGCCTGGGTCCGGCGACTGCTCGACGCCCGGCCCTGCACCACCCCGGAAGACCTGTACACCGCCAGCGACGCCGCCACGGCCGACCTGACGAGGGACGACCTCGCCGAGGCGATGGCCGCCCACCCGCCGATCGGCCGCCCCGCCCCGGGCGACCCGGTCTCCGCCCGGGAGCAGTCGGGCATGACGGGGGCCTCCGCCGCGCTCAAGGCGGAGATGCTCGAACTGAACCTGGCCTACCAGGAGAAGTTCGGCCACGTGTTCCTGATCTGCGCCACCGGGCGGACCGGTGAGCAGATGCGGGACGCCGCCCGGGAACGGATCGGCAACACGCCGGACCGGGAACGGGACGTCGTCCGCGCCGAACTCGGCAGGATCAACCGCGTCCGGCTGGCCCGGCTCCTGGGCACCGCCTGA
- a CDS encoding VWA domain-containing protein encodes MITRQRLAAGVCALLAALTAGVAFPAGASAGEPTGEDAPKVNLVLDVSGSMRTRDMDGGTRMAAAKQAFNEVLDATPEEVQLGIRTLGADYPGDDRQTGCKDTAQLYPVGPLNRTEAKAAVATLSPTGWTPIGPALLEAADDLAEGDGSKRIVLISDGEDTCAPLDPCEVAREIAARGIGLTIDTLGLVPNTKLRRQLSCIAEATGGTYASVEHTDELTDRVNQLVDRAADPVVTPVATEGAASCAKAPTLTSGLYTDREEFGKQRWYRVDVKPGQELRASLSVGADRAVTPSYGVLLRAVTVHGREIVRGEAAENGRTDVLSTGLRYPKPPSDEEEAPAETVCLQVTHSFSAASGVQTTPGLPLELTVDVVDGPSQADDVASFGLGRGWWLLGVLVVAGFLAGLLWGWLSRWRFAIWRTN; translated from the coding sequence ATGATCACAAGACAACGGTTGGCGGCGGGCGTGTGCGCCCTGCTCGCCGCGCTGACCGCCGGAGTGGCCTTTCCGGCCGGCGCGTCCGCCGGTGAACCCACCGGCGAGGACGCGCCGAAGGTCAACCTCGTGCTGGACGTCAGCGGTTCGATGCGGACGCGGGACATGGACGGCGGCACGCGGATGGCCGCCGCCAAGCAGGCGTTCAACGAGGTGCTCGACGCGACGCCCGAGGAGGTCCAGCTCGGCATCCGCACGCTGGGCGCCGACTACCCGGGCGACGACCGGCAGACCGGCTGCAAGGACACCGCGCAGCTCTACCCGGTCGGCCCGCTGAACCGCACCGAGGCGAAGGCGGCGGTGGCGACCCTGTCGCCCACCGGCTGGACCCCGATCGGCCCCGCGCTGCTCGAGGCGGCCGACGACCTCGCCGAGGGCGACGGCTCGAAGCGGATCGTACTGATCAGCGACGGCGAGGACACCTGCGCCCCGCTCGACCCGTGCGAGGTGGCCCGCGAGATCGCCGCCCGCGGCATCGGGCTGACCATCGACACCCTCGGGCTGGTCCCGAACACCAAGCTGCGCCGCCAGTTGAGCTGCATCGCGGAGGCGACCGGCGGCACCTACGCCTCGGTCGAGCACACCGACGAACTCACCGACCGGGTGAACCAGTTGGTGGACCGGGCGGCCGATCCCGTGGTGACGCCGGTGGCCACCGAGGGGGCCGCCTCCTGCGCCAAGGCGCCGACCCTCACCTCCGGTCTGTACACCGACCGCGAGGAGTTCGGGAAGCAGCGCTGGTACCGGGTGGACGTCAAGCCGGGCCAGGAACTGCGCGCCTCGCTGAGCGTGGGCGCCGACCGGGCCGTGACCCCGTCCTACGGGGTGCTGCTGCGCGCCGTCACGGTGCACGGCCGGGAGATCGTGCGCGGTGAGGCCGCCGAGAACGGCCGTACCGACGTGCTCTCCACGGGCCTGCGCTACCCGAAGCCCCCGAGCGACGAGGAAGAGGCGCCCGCGGAGACCGTGTGCCTCCAGGTCACCCACTCCTTCTCCGCCGCCTCCGGTGTGCAGACCACGCCCGGACTGCCGCTGGAGCTGACCGTCGACGTGGTCGACGGCCCGAGCCAGGCCGACGACGTCGCCTCCTTCGGCCTCGGCCGCGGCTGGTGGCTGCTGGGCGTCCTGGTCGTCGCCGGCTTCCTCGCCGGTCTGCTGTGGGGCTGGCTCTCGCGCTGGCGGTTCGCGATCTGGAGGACCAACTGA
- a CDS encoding pyridoxal phosphate-dependent aminotransferase encodes MEFRQSNKLSEVCYEIRGPVIEHANALEEAGHSVLRLNTGNPAVFGFEAPEEILQDMIRMLPQAHGYTDSRGILSARRAVAQRYQALGLEVDVDDVYLGNGVSELVSMAVQALLEDGDEVLIPAPDFPLWTAVTTLAGGTAVHYLCDEGSDWYPDLADMEAKVTDRTKAVVLINPNNPTGAVYPKEIVEGILDLARRHGLMVFADEIYDQILYDDAVHHSAAALAPDLVVLTFCGLSKTYRVAGFRSGWLVVTGPRQHARDYLEGLTMLASMRLCANAPAQYAIQAALGGRQSIRDLTAPGGRLREQRDVAWEKLNEIPGVSCVKPKGALYAFPRIDPKVHPIHDDEKFVLDLLLREKIQVVQGTGFNWPSPDHFRILTLPHAQDLEAAIGRIGRFLSGYRQ; translated from the coding sequence ATGGAGTTCCGGCAGTCGAACAAGCTCAGCGAGGTCTGCTACGAGATCCGCGGCCCGGTGATCGAGCACGCCAACGCCCTGGAGGAGGCCGGCCACAGCGTGCTGCGCCTCAACACGGGCAATCCGGCGGTGTTCGGCTTCGAGGCACCGGAGGAGATCCTCCAGGACATGATCCGGATGCTGCCGCAGGCGCACGGCTACACGGACTCGCGGGGCATCCTCTCCGCCCGCCGCGCCGTCGCCCAGCGGTACCAGGCCCTCGGCCTGGAGGTGGACGTCGACGACGTGTACCTCGGCAACGGCGTCTCCGAACTGGTCTCCATGGCCGTGCAGGCGCTGCTGGAGGACGGCGACGAAGTCCTCATCCCCGCACCCGACTTCCCGCTGTGGACGGCGGTCACCACGCTGGCCGGCGGCACGGCGGTCCACTACCTGTGCGACGAGGGGTCGGACTGGTACCCGGACCTCGCCGACATGGAGGCCAAGGTCACCGACCGCACCAAGGCGGTCGTCCTGATCAACCCCAACAACCCGACGGGCGCGGTCTATCCGAAGGAGATCGTCGAGGGCATCCTCGACCTGGCCCGCCGCCACGGCCTGATGGTCTTCGCCGACGAGATCTACGACCAGATCCTCTACGACGACGCCGTGCACCACTCGGCCGCCGCCCTCGCCCCGGACCTGGTGGTCCTCACCTTCTGCGGCCTCTCCAAGACCTACCGGGTGGCCGGCTTCCGCTCCGGCTGGCTGGTCGTCACCGGCCCCCGGCAGCACGCGCGGGACTACCTGGAGGGGCTGACCATGCTGGCCTCCATGCGCCTGTGCGCCAACGCGCCCGCCCAGTACGCGATCCAGGCCGCGCTGGGCGGGCGCCAGTCCATCCGGGACCTGACCGCGCCCGGCGGCCGGCTGCGCGAACAGCGGGACGTGGCCTGGGAGAAGCTGAACGAGATCCCGGGCGTCTCCTGCGTGAAGCCGAAGGGCGCGCTCTACGCGTTCCCGCGCATCGACCCGAAGGTGCACCCGATCCACGACGACGAGAAGTTCGTCCTGGACCTGCTGCTGCGGGAGAAGATCCAGGTCGTCCAGGGCACCGGCTTCAACTGGCCCTCCCCCGACCACTTCCGCATCCTCACGCTCCCGCACGCCCAGGACCTGGAGGCCGCCATCGGCCGCATCGGCCGCTTCCTGAGCGGCTACCGGCAGTAG
- the uraH gene encoding hydroxyisourate hydrolase encodes MSTETTASVSTHVLDTSTGSPARGVAVRLSARTGRNAPWQDLGGSATDADGRCKDLPAPPEGTTHVRLGFAVEPYFVEKKRADPQQDAPAHRDSGADDVFFPEVDVAFAVRPGEHYHVPLLLNPFGYSVYRGS; translated from the coding sequence ATGAGCACCGAGACCACCGCCTCCGTGTCCACGCACGTCCTGGACACCAGCACCGGAAGCCCCGCCCGCGGCGTCGCCGTCCGCCTCAGCGCCCGGACCGGCCGGAACGCGCCCTGGCAGGACCTCGGCGGTTCCGCGACCGACGCGGACGGGCGCTGCAAGGACCTCCCGGCACCGCCGGAGGGCACCACCCACGTACGGCTCGGCTTCGCCGTGGAGCCGTACTTCGTCGAGAAGAAGCGAGCCGATCCACAGCAGGACGCCCCCGCGCATCGGGACAGCGGTGCCGACGACGTGTTCTTCCCGGAGGTGGACGTCGCCTTCGCCGTCCGCCCCGGCGAGCACTACCACGTACCGCTGCTGCTCAACCCGTTCGGCTACTCCGTATACCGAGGGAGCTAG